Genomic DNA from Edaphobacter lichenicola:
GCTCGCGATGGTGGAGCTTGCGTGTCTTGAAGACCCTCGATTTGAGGCCTCTGAGCTCGATGCGCCTCGAGCCGACGGCGCGCCGAACTACACCGTGGAGACTCTGAGCGAGTTGGCGCAGAGGATGCCTGAGGCTAAACTCTTCAATCTGGTGGGGGCGGACAGTTTTCTCAGTCTCCCGCGATGGCATGAGCCTGAACGCCTGCTGGAGCTCGCCGAGTGGATCGTCGTGAGCCGGCCGGGGTTCCCGATTGAGAATCTTTCTTCGCTGGGGCTCGATGCGCATCAGCAGAGCCGTGTCCATCTGCTCGGCAATGTTCATGACAATACAGCAGCCACCGGGCTTCGAGAACGGCTGGAGGCGGGTGATCCTTGTGTCGATCTGATTGCGCCGGGTGTTCTGGACTACATACAGAGACA
This window encodes:
- the nadD gene encoding nicotinate-nucleotide adenylyltransferase, coding for MRVALFGGSFDPPHHGHLAIATAAADGFALNSVFFAPAGRQPLKLDDTVTSFEDRLAMVELACLEDPRFEASELDAPRADGAPNYTVETLSELAQRMPEAKLFNLVGADSFLSLPRWHEPERLLELAEWIVVSRPGFPIENLSSLGLDAHQQSRVHLLGNVHDNTAATGLRERLEAGDPCVDLIAPGVLDYIQRHNLYL